The Desulfovibrio sp. Fe33 genome includes the window CGGCTATACCCTCCAGGATTCCTCGCTGCAGGAACAGCGAATGCCACTAAAGGAGGAACTGGACGCAGTCTGCCCCGACAATCCGGCGATGATCGTGCACTCCTCCTGGCACATGTGCGCCCTGAACTCCATGGCCCTGGATATTCTCGCACCACCCGTCGACCTGCCGGGCATGGACATGGGCCGTGACGGCAACCCCACCGGCGTGATCCGCGATCCGGGCGCGCCCGACGTCATCTTTCCGGCCGTGTCCTCCCTCACGCCGGTCGAGGTCAAACTCGAAAGCTTCCGCAAGGCCTGCGAGGCGGCGCTGAAGCAGGGCATCACCACCCTGCACTGCCTCGAAGGCGGCGGCTTCGGCCCCGGCGACACCCGCATCGTCCTCGAAAACCGCGACAAACTCCCGGTAAACGTGGTCCTCTGGAACCAGGTCATGGACGTGGAGGAAACCGTGGACATGGGACTCGACCGCATCGGCGGCTGCATCTGCGCCGACGGAGCCATGAACGCCTACACCGCGGCCCTGTTCGAACCGTATCTCGACCAGCCGGACAACTGCGGAACCCTCAACTACACTCAGGAGGAGATGGACGCCTTTGTCCTGGCCTCCCACAAGGCCGGGCTTCAGGTGGCGGTCCACTGCGAGACGGACCGGGCCATCGAGCAGGTCCTGTCCGCCATGGAGAAAGCCATCGCAGCCTATCCGCGCGAAGACCACAGGCACCGCATCGAGCACTGCGAAATTCCCACCTGGGACCAGGTGGAGCGCATGGGCCGGGCGGGTATTCTGGCCGGAATGCAGCCCGCCTTCATGCATTACCTGGTCGACATGGAAACCTATGAGAAGCGCTTCGGCATGGACCGCCTCCGTAGGTTGCACCCCTATAGGACCATGCTCAAGAACGGCGTGATAATGACCGGAGGCTCGGACTGCCCGGTCACGCCGCACGGCCCGCTCGTCGGCATCCAAACCGCCGTGCTTCACCCTATCCTGGAAGAGCGCATCACGCCCTTGCAGGCCATCCGCATGTTCACCATCGACGCAGCCTACAGCGCCTTCGACGAGGCCGAACGGGGCAGCATCGAACCGGGCAAGATCGCCGACCTGGCGATCCTGAGCGCCGATCCGACCGCGGTGTCCCCGGAAACCATCAATGAGATCAGGGTCGACAAAACCATCGTGCATGGCAAGGCGGTGGGCGAACCCAGGGACGGACCGGCGGCCTGATCGCCCCCTTCCCGGCAGACGCCCCGAGGCATTACCTGAAACACGAGTGGAATCATGACCCGAAATATCGACCAAGCGTTTACAGAAGCTACTGAATTTATTGATATAATCACAAAGCCCGTAGGCCAGGTTTCCCTGGATGAACGACGCAGGATCGCCACGGAAACCGTGGAGAACTTCCGCGACTACATCAACAAGGGCTTCCTGGAATACCGCAAATCCGTGACCGAGGCGGGCGAATTCGCCGTGACCGAATGGATGGGGCAGGGGTCGATTCTGAAGGACGCCCTGGACCGTGAATACATCGACATCCTCGGCGGATTCGGCCTGTACAGCTACGGCATCCGCCACCCGAAGATCGTCGGCGCGGTCAAGGCCCAGCTCGACCGCTCGCCCCAGTATTCCCAGGAAATGCTCGATCCCCTGCGCGCCAAGCTCGCCCGGGTCATCGCCAAGCTGACTCCCGGCGACATCCAGTACGGCTTCTTCGCCAACTCCGGCACCGAGGCCGTGGAAGGCGCCATGAAGCTGGCCAAGTTCTACACCGGCAAAAAGGGTTTCATCGCCATGCTCAAGGGCTTCCACGGCAAGACCCTGGGCTCCCTTTCCCTCATGGGCAAGACCGACTTCCGCGCGCCGTTGCTGCCCCTGCTCGAAGGCGTGCGCCACGTGCCCTTCGGCGATGTCGAGGCCGTGGAGCGCGAATTGCGCTACGCCCAGGCCGTGGGCGACGACATCGCCGCCGTGGTGGCCGAACCCATTCAGGGCGAAGCCGGGGCCATAGTGCCGCCCGATGAATTCTGGCCCGGCCTGCGCGAGGTCTGCGACCGCTACGGCGTGCTGCTGATCGCCGACGAAGTGCAGACCGGCTTCGGCCGCACCG containing:
- a CDS encoding putrescine aminotransferase, whose product is MTRNIDQAFTEATEFIDIITKPVGQVSLDERRRIATETVENFRDYINKGFLEYRKSVTEAGEFAVTEWMGQGSILKDALDREYIDILGGFGLYSYGIRHPKIVGAVKAQLDRSPQYSQEMLDPLRAKLARVIAKLTPGDIQYGFFANSGTEAVEGAMKLAKFYTGKKGFIAMLKGFHGKTLGSLSLMGKTDFRAPLLPLLEGVRHVPFGDVEAVERELRYAQAVGDDIAAVVAEPIQGEAGAIVPPDEFWPGLREVCDRYGVLLIADEVQTGFGRTGEIFGVDHWGVAPDIMCFGKALGGGVVPMSGFFSTPEIWKVMEPNPFMHTTTTGGNPIACASALAAITVMHEENLPAQAAEKGEYVKNRLNELSERYPGILREVTGKGLLVGMHFIDDEIGYHVASGLFARGVITAGTLTNARCIRFEPALNIPMDLLDEALNRMEDVFKSLSASKG
- a CDS encoding amidohydrolase, whose product is MQDSQLFLNGNIISMDPRDSRFEALAVENGRILRVGSNADMADLVKAGWPVTDLAGRTVLPGFIDTHQHLGLTGQVLNGIDFQDAETLDTVFEKVRETAEKTAPGAWVLGYTLQDSSLQEQRMPLKEELDAVCPDNPAMIVHSSWHMCALNSMALDILAPPVDLPGMDMGRDGNPTGVIRDPGAPDVIFPAVSSLTPVEVKLESFRKACEAALKQGITTLHCLEGGGFGPGDTRIVLENRDKLPVNVVLWNQVMDVEETVDMGLDRIGGCICADGAMNAYTAALFEPYLDQPDNCGTLNYTQEEMDAFVLASHKAGLQVAVHCETDRAIEQVLSAMEKAIAAYPREDHRHRIEHCEIPTWDQVERMGRAGILAGMQPAFMHYLVDMETYEKRFGMDRLRRLHPYRTMLKNGVIMTGGSDCPVTPHGPLVGIQTAVLHPILEERITPLQAIRMFTIDAAYSAFDEAERGSIEPGKIADLAILSADPTAVSPETINEIRVDKTIVHGKAVGEPRDGPAA